In Oryza sativa Japonica Group chromosome 2, ASM3414082v1, the following are encoded in one genomic region:
- the LOC4329826 gene encoding lecithin-cholesterol acyltransferase-like 1, translating to MASIVPVLLRLLLLLLPLPLIRDHLWPSHRRPTPQDDAGELHPIFLVPGASCSDLEARLTEAYRPSTAHCGAMKGKGWFGLWENNTELLVHDYADCSLEQMTLVYDPAANEYRNLPGVETRVPNFGSAWSFGYKNPVNRLQRAQCLGKLRDWLEELGYRDGDTMFGAPYDFRYAPPVPGQTSEVYSRYFSEFMALVEAATKKKQKKAVILGHSYGGMVALEFVRSTPRAWRDAHIERLVLVAPTLQDGFVGSVMKFITGTGIIFVPTATSTRPMWRSFESAMASFPSPAVFGREPLVVTKRRDYSACDMEDLLAALGFGEGVEPFRRRAVPRMYSLEAPMVPMTCINAVGNKTPLQLVLWDDDDDDLLDASPEVAAYGDGDGEINLISMLAFDTEMGRQPGQEKRFKSVKIANANHSTIAIYDFALKRIIQEIIEVNQVR from the exons ATGGCATCTATCGTTCCTGTACTCCTGCgcctgctgctcctgctgctcccGCTTCCCCTGATCCGAGACCACCTCTGGCCGAGCCACCGCCGGCCAACGCCGCAGGACGATGCGGGTGAGCTCCACCCGATCTTCCTGGTGCCCGGGGCGAGCTGCAGCGACCTGGAGGCGCGGCTCACCGAGGCGTACCGGCCGTCGACGGCGCACTGCGGCGCGATGAAGGGGAAGGGATGGTTTGGGCTGTGGGAGAACAACACGGAGCTGCTGGTCCACGACTACGCGGACTGCTCACTGGAGCAGATGACCCTGGTCTACGACCCCGCCGCCAACGAGTACCGGAACCTGCCCGGCGTCGAGACCCGGGTGCCCAACTTCGGCTCCGCATGGTCGTTCGGCTACAAGAACCCTGTTAACCG tctACAGAGAGCACAATGCCTTGGAAAGCTCAGAGACTGGCTGGAAGAATTGGGATACCGTGATGGGGACACCATGTTCGGAGCTCCCTATGATTTTCGCTACGCCCCGCCGGTACCCGGCCAAACATCCGAGGTGTACTCTCGCTACTTCAGCGAGTTCATGGCGCTCGTCGAGGCAGCGACcaagaagaagcagaagaaggcCGTCATCCTGGGGCACAGCTACGGAGGGATGGTCGCGCTCGAGTTCGTCAGGAGCACCCCGCGGGCGTGGCGGGACGCGCACATCGAGCGCCTCGTCCTGGTCGCGCCTACGCTCCAAGATGGGTTCGTAGGCTCGGTGATGAAGTTCATCACGGGGACGGGCATAATTTTCGTCCCGACAGCCACGTCCACGAGGCCCATGTGGAGGAGCTTCGAGTCCGCCATGGCGAGCTTCCCGTCCCCGGCCGTGTTCGGCCGCGAGCCGCTCGTGGTCACCAAGAGGAGGGACTACTCCGCGTGCGACATGGAGGATCTCCTAGCCGCCCTCGGCTTCGGCGAGGGCGTCGAGCCTTTCCGGCGACGGGCCGTCCCCAGGATGTACAGCCTCGAGGCGCCGATGGTGCCCATGACGTGCATCAACGCGGTGGGCAACAAGACGCCGCTGCAACTGGTGTtgtgggacgacgacgacgatgacttATTAGACGCGTCACCGGAGGTGGCAGCGTATGGTGACGGAGACGGCGAGATCAACCTGATCAGCATGTTGGCGTTTGACACGGAGATGGGTCGGCAGCCAGGACAGGAGAAGCGATTCAAATCCGTCAAGATAGCTAATGCTAACCATTCCACGATTGCCATTTATGATTTTGCACTAAAGAGGATCATTCAAGAAATTATTGAGGTGAATCAGGTACGTTAG